The Bos mutus isolate GX-2022 unplaced genomic scaffold, NWIPB_WYAK_1.1 CTG579, whole genome shotgun sequence genome includes a region encoding these proteins:
- the LOC102269440 gene encoding olfactory receptor 9K2, with the protein MGHRETSNHSEVTDFILVSFRVHPEFHILLFLLFLLVYAMILLGNVGMMIIIMTDPQLNTPMYFFLGNLSFIDLFYSSVIAPKAMINFWSESKSISYAGCVTQLFLFALFIVTEGFLLAVMAYDRFIAICNPLLYSIQMSTRLCVQLVAASYFCGCISSVIETSMTFTLPFCASRAIDHFYCDYRPLQRISCSDLYIPNIVSFFLCSIIILPTIIVIIVSYIYIVSTVLKIRSTEGRKKVFSTCSSHLGVVSVLYGAIIFMYFIPDRFPELSKVASLCYTLVTPMLNPLIYSLRNKDVKEALRKILGNKLCLFNSILTENRIK; encoded by the coding sequence ATGGGCCACAGGGAAACAAGCAACCACTCAGAAGTGACTGACTTCATTCTTGTCAGCTTCAGGGTCCACCCAGAGTTCCAcatcctcctcttcctgcttTTTCTGCTTGTCTATGCCATGATCCTTCTAGGGAACGTTGGCATGATGATTATTATTATGACTGATCCCCAGCTGAACACACCAATGTATTTCTTCCTAGGCAACCTGTCCTTCATTGATCTCTTCTATTCATCTGTTATTGCACCCAAGGCTATGATCAACTTCTGGTCTGAGAGCAAGTCCATCTCCTATGCAGGCTGTGTGACCCAGCTGTTTCTCTTTGCCCTCTTCATTGTGACTGAGGGatttctcctggcagtcatgGCTTATGACCGCTTCATTGCCATTTGCAACCCACTCCTCTACTCAATTCAGATGTCAACACGTCTCTGTGTTCAGTTGGTAGCTGCTTCCTACTTTTGTGGCTGTATCAGCTCAGTTATTGAGACCAGCATGACATTTACTTTACCCTTTTGTGCTTCTCGGGCCATCGACCACTTTTACTGTGATTACCGTCCACTTCAGAGGATTTCTTGTTCTGATCTCTACATTCCTAATATTGTATCCTTTTTCCTATGCAGCATTATCATTTTGCCTACCATAATTGTCATTATTGtgtcttatatatatattgtatccACAGTTCTAAAAATACGCTCCACTGAGGGGCGAAAGAAAGTCTTCTCCACTTGCAGCTCTCACCTGGGAGTCGTGAGTGTACTGTATGGTGCCATCATCTTTATGTATTTCATCCCTGACAGATTTCCTGAGCTGAGTAAAGTGGCCTCCTTGTGTTACACCCTGGTTACTCCCATGTTGAATCCTTTGATTTACTCTCTGAGAAACAAAGATGTAAAAGAAGCTCTGAGGAAGATCCTAGGGAATAAACTATGTTTATTTAATTCTATATtaactgaaaatagaattaaGTAA
- the LOC102280429 gene encoding olfactory receptor 9K2-like gives MGDRETSNLSEVTDFILFGFRVRPEFHILLFLLFLLVYAMILLGNIGMMIIIMTDAQLNTPMYFFLGNLSFIDLFYSSVIAPKAMIDFWSESKSISYAGCVTQLFLFALFIVTEGFLLAVMAYDRFIAICNPLLYSVQMSTHLCAQLVAGSYFFGCISSVLQTIMTFTLPFFASRAIDHFYCDYRPLQRISCSDLYIPNIVSFFLCSIIILPTIIVIIVSYICIVSIVLKIRSTEGQKKVFSTCSSHLGVVSVLYGAIIFMYVIPDRFPELSKVASLCYTLVTPMFNPLIYSLRNKDVKEALRKILGKKNYFYLILY, from the coding sequence ATGGGTGACAGGGAAACAAGCAACCTCTCAGAAGTGACTGACTTCATTCTTTTCGGCTTCAGGGTCCGCCCAGAGTTCCAcatcctcctcttcctgcttTTTCTACTTGTCTATGCCATGATCCTTCTAGGGAACATTGGCATGATGATCATTATTATGACTGATGCCCAGCTGAACACACCAATGTATTTCTTCCTAGGCAACCTGTCCTTCATTGATCTCTTCTATTCATCTGTTATTGCACCCAAGGCTATGATCGACTTCTGGTCTGAGAGCAAGTCCATCTCCTATGCAGGCTGTGTGACCCAGCTCTTTCTCTTTGCCCTCTTCATTGTGACTGAGGGTTTTCTCCTGGCAGTCATGGCTTATGACCGCTTCATTGCCATCTGCAACCCACTCCTCTACTCTGTGCAGATGTCAACACATCTCTGTGCTCAGTTGGTGGCTGGTTCctatttttttggctgtatcaGCTCAGTTCTTCAGACCATCATGACATTTACTTTACCCTTTTTTGCTTCTCGGGCCATCGACCACTTTTACTGTGATTACCGTCCACTTCAGAGGATTTCTTGTTCTGATCTCTACATTCCTAATATTGTATCCTTTTTTCTATGCAGCATTATCATTTTGCCTACCATAATTGTCATTATTGTGTCTTATATATGTATTGTATCCATAGTTCTAAAAATACGCTCCACTGAGGGGCAAAAGAAAGTCTTCTCCACTTGCAGCTCTCACCTGGGAGTCGTGAGTGTATTGTATGGTGCCATCATCTTTATGTATGTCATCCCTGACAGATTTCCTGAGCTGAGTAAAGTGGCCTCCTTGTGTTACACCCTGGTTACTCCCATGTTTAATCCTTTGATTTACTCTCTGAGAAACAAAGATGTCAAAGAAGCTCTGAGGAagatcctggggaaaaaaaactatttttatttaattctatattaa